A window of the Eupeodes corollae unplaced genomic scaffold, idEupCoro1.1 scaffold_1009, whole genome shotgun sequence genome harbors these coding sequences:
- the LOC129953475 gene encoding uncharacterized protein K02A2.6-like, whose amino-acid sequence MIRDIIVLYTPHDTVRTQALQKIDPELKDVLDIATAYETTQKTFSAIKENNNEMEVNALSTSKGCSQSHTQSDSARKSCPSCFVNHQRSDCRHNKTVCHKSKKIGHIAAVCLMSANDGNASTVNSKRNKKHKSNRRDKIKSSGKYTANSIEQIHFSEVVASHECAMVKAESRPWIMVDVVVNGCPMRFQVDTGASCSLVGLEGFQKLGQPKCCATTKSLQAYGGTPLRLKGELAVQVTYKNSTHNMNLLVVDGSGANILGLDWFKAFSLKVQHSILQIKSNDFLLNSIETLCKKYGRLFSSGLGKCTSFQAHLELKEGAVPKFVRHRLVAEGILSWVQRTQWAAPVVIVEKANGGIRICGDFKTTVNPQIVCNRHPLPRPRDLFHKLRGGKVFSKIDLSEAYLQIELDESSRDYVVINTPFGLLRFNRLPYGISSAPGEFQGVMEQIFADLPVGIYIDDIVIAGTSEEEHLQILEEVLKRLEANGFRCVAGPLNSLRANGVKFVWSEQQQIAFESLKDSILKATGLAHFDVSLPIILATDASSYGIGAVISHRFPDGSERPIAFASKTLDCHQKLYSQIEKEALSIIFGVKKFHCYLYGRIFELQTDHKPLTAIFNPSKQIPEMTMRRLRNWAYILMAYRYQIKYRPTAKHANADALSRLPIGPDVSFDEQDNNLHKVNTLILEDLDTTAINATVIGNLTKNDKLLNKVSSYIKKGWPVKLASNEKELKPFFEHYDRVIIPEALQSRALKYIHEGHWGCSRMKQLARRQNNDESSSENMEIEPKQESFEQVTQPTSEVHQHASNHADMDSPAGPLELRRSKRPKKAPVRFPQGC is encoded by the exons ATGATTCGTGATATCATTGTTCTCTATACTCCGCATGACACTGTTCGAACGCAAGCTTTACAAAAGATTGACCCAGAGTTAAAAGATGTGTTGGATATAGCCACTGCATACGAGAcaacacaaaaaacattttcggCGATCAAAGAGAACAATAATGAGATGGAGGTAAATGCATTATCGACCTCAAAGGGATGTTCTCAGTCGCACACACAATCTGATTCAGCGAGAAAATCTTGTCCCAGCTGTTTTGTGAATCATCAGAGAAGCGATTGTCGTCACAACAAAACTGTTTGccataaaagcaaaaaaattggGCATATAGCAGCTGTTTGTTTGATGAGTGCGAACGATGGGAATGCTAGTACGGTAAAttcaaaacgaaacaaaaagcaCAAGTCAAACAGAagagacaaaataaaatcaagcgGTAAATATACAGCTAATTCAATTGAACAAATTCATTTTAGTGAAGTCGTTGCGTCACATGAATGTGCGATGGTGAAAGCTGAATCAAGGCCGTGGATTATGGTGGATGTCGTTGTCAACGGGTGCCCGATGAGATTCCAGGTTGACACGGGGGCATCTTGTTCGCTAGTTGGATTAGAGGGATTCCAGAAATTGGGGCAACCAAAGTGCTGTGCTACAACCAAGTCTCTCCAAGCATACGGTGGAACACCACTAAGGTTAAAAGGAGAACTGGCTGTGCAGGTGACATACAAAAATTCCACACATAATATGAATTTGCTCGTAGTTGATGGCTCTGGTGCGAACATATTGGGACTAGATTGGTTTAAAGCTTTCAGCTTAAAGGTTCAACActctattttacaaattaaatctaATGATTTTCTTCTCAACAGCATTGAGACGTTATGCAAGAAGTACGGTAGACTTTTTTCATCGGGGCTAGGCAAGTGCACATCCTTTCAAGCTCACTTGGAATTAAAGGAGGGTGCAGTGCCAAAGTTTGTACGTCATCGCTTGGTAGCCGAGGGAATTTTGTCCTGGGTTCAGCGCACTCAATGGGCCGCACCGGTGGTGATCGTCGAGAAGGCTAATGGTGGGATACGGATTTGTGGTGATTTTAAAACAACGGTGAATCCACAAATCGTATGCAATCGTCATCCACTTCCTCGACCCCGAGATTTATTTCACAAGCTTCGTGGAGGAAAAGTATTCAGTAAAATCGATCTATCGGAAGCTTATCTTCAGATTGAACTGGACGAATCTTCGAGAGATTATGTGGTGATCAACACACCTTTTGGTCTCTTACGGTTCAATCGGTTGCCGTACGGGATAAGCAGCGCACCAGGCGAGTTCCAAGGTGTaatggaacaaatctttgcGGACCTGCCTGTGGGTATTTATATTGATGATATAGTCATCGCTGGCACATCGGAAGAGGAGCATCTGCAAATTTTGGAAGAAGTTCTAAAGAGATTGGAAGCAAATGGATTTCGATGC GTGGCAGGTCCATTAAATTCACTTCGTGCCAATGGAGTTAAATTTGTGTGGTCTGAGCAACAACAAATAGCGTTTGAGAGTTTGAAGGACAGCATCCTAAAAGCAACTGGGCTGGCGCATTTTGATGTGTCTCTCCCCATTATTTTGGCAACAGATGCCTCAAGTTATGGCATTGGCGCAGTCATTTCCCATCGGTTTCCAGATGGTTCGGAGCGGCCGATTGCATTTGCCTCCAAGACTTTGGACTGCCATCAGAAACTCTATAGTCAAATAGAGAAGGAGGCGTTGTCGATTATTTTCGGGGTCAAAAAATTTCATTGTTACCTGTATGGCCGTATTTTCGAGCTGCAGACGGATCACAAGCCTCTAACGGCGATATTCAACCCGAGTAAGCAGATTCCCGAAATGACTATGCGACGTCTTCGGAACTGGGCGTATATTTTGATGGCTTACAGATACCAAATAAAGTATCGACCTACAGCGAAACATGCCAACGCAGACGCTTTGTCACGACTTCCGATTGGGCCAGATGTGTCTTTCGACGAACAAGATAATAATTTGCATAAAGTAAACACTTTAATTCTGGAAGATTTAGACACCACTGCAATAAATGCAACAGTCATTGGAAATCTCACTAAGaatgataaattattaaataaagtttcttCGTACATCAAGAAAGGGTGGCCGGTTAAACTGGCGAGCAACGAAAAGGAGCTGAAACCATTTTTCGAAC ATTATGATCGTGTCATTATTCCGGAAGCTCTGCAGTCCAGAGCATTGAAATATATTCATGAAGGTCATTGGGGCTGTTCACGTATGAAGCAGTTAGCAAGGCG acaaaacaaTGATGAGAGTTCATctgaaaatatggaaattgAACCGAAGCAGGAATCATTTGAACAAGTCACACAACCAACTTCAGAAGTGCACCAGCACGCTTCCAATCATGCGGATATGGATTCACCAGCTGGTCCACTCGAACTAAGAAGATCCAAACGACCTAAAAAGGCTCCTGTACGGTTCCCTCAAGGATGCTAA